In a genomic window of Tripterygium wilfordii isolate XIE 37 chromosome 8, ASM1340144v1, whole genome shotgun sequence:
- the LOC120004095 gene encoding UNC93-like protein 1: MGSLGEEKVEAAQLPTRSSLFRYNSPLIQVSLIGLVCFCCPGMFNALSGMGGGGQVDPTAANNANTALYTTFAVFGVLGGGIYNIFGPRLTLAAGCSTYVLYAGSFLYYNHHQDQTFAIVAGAVLGIGAGLLWAGQGAMMTSYPSPGRKGIYISLFWCIFNMGGVIGGLIPFILNYKRKEAETVSDSTYIAFMCFMSAGALISFAILPPSRVIRGDGTRCTNIKYSKVSTEVIEILKLFKNWKMLLIVPAAWASNFFYPYQFNNVNGMMFNLRTRGFNNVFYWGAQMLGSVGIGYIMDFSFASRRTRGFAGIAIVGLIGTAIWGGGLANQLKYSHSNPPKRLDFKDSGEFAGPFFLYFCYGLLDAMFQSMVYWVIGALADDSEILSRYAGFYKGVQSAGAAVAWQVDTHKVPLLSQLIVNWSLTTLSYPLLIVLIMLAVKDEDRPMEVALEGSALSSAPTAARNELSKPS, from the exons ATGGGATCTCTTGGGGAGGAGAAAGTGGAAGCAGCTCAACTACCTACAAGGTCGTCCCTTTTCAGGTACAATTCACCTCTGATTCAAGTTAGCTTGATCGGTTTAGTTTGCTTCTGTTGCCCTGGCATGTTCAATGCCCTCTCTGGTATGGGAGGTGGTGGTCAGGTTGACCCAACAGCAGCCAACAATGCTAATACTGCTCTGTATACAACTTTTGCCGTCTTTGGAGTCCTTGGTGGTGGAATCTATAACATTTTTGGTCCTCGTCTTACCCTCGCTGCTGGCTGCTCCACCTATGTTCTTTATGCTGGCTCTTTCCTTTACTACAACCACCACCAAGACCAAACCTTTGCCATTGTTGCTGGTGCTGTGCTTGGCATTGGTGCAGGCCTTCTTTGGGCTGGACAAGGAGCTATGATGACTTCCTATCCTTCTCCTGGCCGCAAAGGGATCTATATCTCGCTTTTCTGGTGTATTTTCAACATGGGTGGTGTCATTGGTGGCCTCATCCCTTTCATCCTCAACTACAAACGCAAAGAGGCTGAAACTGTGAGTGACAGCACCTACATAGCCTTCATGTGTTTCATGTCTGCTGGTGCGCTTATTTCCTTTGCAATTCTGCCTCCGAGTCGTGTCATTAGAGGTGACGGTACTCGCTGCACCAACATCAAGTATTCTAAAGTCTCCACTGAGGTCATTGAGATCCTAAAGCTTTTCAAGAATTGGAAAATGCTTCTTATTGTACCTGCTGCTTGGGCTAGCAACTTCTTCTACCCCTACCAGTTCAACAATGTTAATGGAATGATGTTCAATTTGAGGACTAGAGGGTTCAATAATGTCTTCTACTGGGGCGCACAAATGTTGGGATCAGTTGGAATTGGGTACATAATGGACTTCAGCTTTGCAAGTCGAAGAACCAGGGGATTCGCAGGAATCGCAATTGTTGGTCTGATTGGGACAGCCATTTGGGGTGGTGGCCTTGCTAACCAGTTGAAGTATTCCCATAGCAATCCTCCAAAGCGTTTGGACTTCAAAGACTCTGGAGAGTTTGCTGGACCATTTTTTCTCTACTTCTGTTATGGTTTGCTTGATGCCATGTTTCAGAGCATGGTTTATTGGGTGATTGGAGCACTGGCTGATGATTCCGAAATTCTTAGCAG GTATGCTGGATTCTACAAGGGAGTGCAGAGTGCTGGAGCTGCAGTCGCGTGGCAAGTTGACACGCATAAGGTCCCTTTGCTTTCTCAGTTAATCGTGAATTGGTCACTTACCACATTGAGCTATCCATTGCTGATAGTCTTGATCATGTTGGCTGTAAAGGATGAAGACAGACCCATGGAGGTAGCCCTAGAAGGATCTGCTTTGTCATCAGCTCCTACTGCTGCCCGCAATGAACTTAGCAAGCCTTCTTGA
- the LOC120004624 gene encoding translocase of chloroplast 33, chloroplastic-like — protein MGSLSREWLGFQQFPPATQNKLVELFGKLKQENLNSLTIIVMGKGGVGKSSTVNSIIGERVVTVNAFQPEQLRPTMISRTRAGFTVNIVDTPGLVEGGYVNYQALDLIKRFLLNKTIDVLLYVDRLDAYRVDDLDRQIIKAISDGFGKNIWRKSLLVLTHAQLCPPEKLSYDVFSSKRSEALLKTIRLGARIRKNEYKDFDTPVVLVENSGRCNKNENDEKILPNDEAWIPNLVKVITDVATNGKNSIIVDRKLVEGSDSNDKGKMFIPLIIGVQFLVVKWIQAAINNDIAKGGRSL, from the exons ATGGGGTCTTTATCTCGCGAGTGGCTCGGCTTCCAGCAGTTCCCTCCCGCCACGCAAAACAAACTCGTTGAATTGTTTGGAAAATTAAAGCAAGAG AACTTGAACAGTTTGACCATTATTGTTATGGGCAAAGGTGGTGTTGGAAAATCTTCGACTGTGAATTCTATAATTGGGGAACGAGTGGTCACAGTCAATGCATTCCAG CCAGAGCAGCTAAGACCTACTATGATTTCACGTACACGGGCAGGATTCACAGTGAACATTGTTGATACTCCAGGGCTTGTGGAGGGTGGCTATGTCAATTACCAAGCTCTTGACTTGATCAAAAG GTTTCTTTTGAACAAGACCATTGATGTTTTGCTTTATGTAGACCGCTTGGATGCTTATAGAGTGGATGACTTGGATAGGCAGATCATTAAAGCGATCTCTGATGGTTTTGGGAAAAATATTTGGCGCAAAAGTTTGCTTGTTCTTACTCATGCACAGCTCTGTCCACCAGAAAAATTGAGCTATGATGTGTTTTCGTCAAAAAGATCAGAAGCTCTGCTAAAAACTATTAGATTGGGAGCTCGAATTAGGAAAAACGAATACAAG GACTTTGATACTCCCGTAGTTTTGGTCGAGAATAGTGGAAGGTGTAATAAAAACGAGAATGATGAAAAG ATTCTTCCTAATGATGAGGCTTGGATTCCAAACTTGGTCAAAGTGATCACAGATGTTGCAACAAATGGGAAGAACAGTATTATAGTCGACAGGAAACTGGTTGAAGGGTCCGACTCAAATGACAAGGGGAAAATGTTCATACCTCTCATTATTGGGGTTCAG TTTCTTGTGGTGAAATGGATACAAGCAGCAATTAATAATGATATTGCAAAGGGGGGAAGGTCTTTGTAA
- the LOC120003948 gene encoding protein NRT1/ PTR FAMILY 1.2-like isoform X2, which produces MWGMALLWSTAMIPGARPPPCNQFSDSCESPTTAQLIFLYICFGIMSVGSGGIRSSSLAFGADQLVNREKMKSSRTLESYFSWYYVSVSASLIVAFTCIVYIQKNLGWKVGFGVPVVLMFFSALSFFLASCWYVKSKGKASLVTGFAHVLVASYRNRHVQLSGVATDEMYYHGKESNLLVPSGKLRCLNKACVIRNAQEDLTPDGSASNPWSLCTVDKVEELKALIKGISIWFAGVLMSINVCQSSFQVLQASSMDRHITSNFQIPAGSFNVFLFLSLTATVALYDRIILPLASRIKGRPVRLGMKPKMGVGIFFSGMSMAVLAIIEYIRRSIATQEGASDRTQAVVQMSAMWLVPHYILLGSAAAFGAIGQNEFFYSELPKSMSSIASNLYLLGLAVAYLIASLIVKVVDESSKTGGSGSWVSSDINKGHYDYYFGILFALSLLNFLYYVVCCKAYGPCKGESNHKDLQGDHL; this is translated from the exons ATGTGG GGGATGGCTCTTTTGTGGTCAACAGCCATGATTCCAGGAGCAAGGCCTCCTCCATGCAATCAATTTAGTGACAGTTGTGAATCTCCAACAACGGCCCAACTTATATtcttatatatttgttttggaaTCATGTCAGTAGGATCCGGAGGTATAAGGTCATCTTCCTTAGCCTTTGGGGCAGATCAGTTGGTGAatagagaaaaaatgaaaagttcaaGAACCTTGGAAAGCTACTTCAGCTGGTACTATGTTTCTGTATCTGCTTCTTTAATTGTTGCATTCACTTGTATTGTGTACATTCAAAAAAACCTGGGGTGGAAGGTTGGTTTTGGAGTCCCTGTGGTGCTCATGTTCTTCTcagctctttctttctttttggcttCTTGCTGGTATGTCAAGTCCAAGGGCAAAGCAAGCTTGGTCACTGGGTTTGCTCATGTTCTTGTAGCCTCTTATAGGAATAGGCATGTCCAGTTATCAGGCGTTGCGACTGATGAAATGTATTATCATGGGAAGGAATCAAATCTTCTTGTTCCGAGTGGGAAACTAAG ATGTCTAAACAAAGCATGTGTCATTAGAAATGCTCAAGAGGATCTGACCCCTGATGGCAGTGCTTCAAATCCATGGAGTCTTTGTACTGTTGATAAAGTGGAAGAGCTAAAAGCACTAATCAAAGGAATCTCAATTTGGTTTGCAGGAGTCTTGATGTCTATAAATGTATGTCAAAGCTCTTTTCAAGTACTCCAGGCATCCTCCATGGATCGACACATTACTTCAAACTTCCAGATCCCTGCAGGCTCCTTCAACgtatttttgtttctctctctaacagCAACGGTTGCCCTCTACGATCGTATCATCCTCCCCTTGGCTTCAAGAATCAAAGGGAGACCAGTTCGTCTTGGCATGAAACCAAAAATGGGGGTTGGAATTTTTTTCTCCGGCATGTCCATGGCAGTACTTGCCATTATAGAGTATATTCGTCGTTCAATCGCAACGCAGGAAGGAGCTTCAGATAGAACACAAGCAGTTGTGCAGATGTCTGCAATGTGGCTAGTGCCGCATTATATCCTGCTTGGCTCGGCCGCGGCCTTTGGCGCGATCGGGCAGAACGAGTTCTTCTATTCAGAGTTGCCCAAAAGCATGTCAAGCATCGCTTCCAATCTTTATTTATTAGGATTGGCTGTTGCATACTTGATAGCAAGTTTGATAGTGAAAGTGGTGGATGAAAGTAGCAAAACAGGAGGATCAGGGAGTTGGGTTTCAAGCGACATCAATAAGGGCCATTATGATTACTATTTTGGCATTCTTTTTGCACTGAGCCTGCTTAATTTTCTCTATTATGTTGTCTGCTGCAAGGCTTATGGTCCCTGCAAAGGAGAAAGCAATCATAAGGATTTACAAGGAGATCATTTGTAA
- the LOC120003950 gene encoding cathepsin B-like protease 3 isoform X1, translating into MAATTSHLLCLSTLVLLLGTISSIQQAVAVEPISQLKLSSQILQESIVKQINENPNAGWQAAMNPKFSNYTVGQFKHLLGVKSTHKKELLGVPVVTHPKSLKLPKQFDARTAWPQCSTIGRILDQGHCGSCWAFGAVESLSDRFCIQFDLNISLSVNDLLACCGFMCGDGCNGGYPIRAWRYFVHHGVVTEECDPYFDNTGCSHPGCEPGYPTPKCVRKCVNKNQFWRQLKHYSISAYTIHSNPNDIMAEVYKNGPVEVAFTVYEDFAHYKSGVYKHVTGGVLGGHAVKLIGWGTSDEGEDYWLLANQWNKGWGDDGYFRIQRGTNECGIEEEVVAGLPSSKNLNPVIEVASADAVVDASL; encoded by the exons ATGGCAGCCACTACTTCTCATCTTCTCTGTTTATCCACTCTTGTCTTGCTTCTCGGAACCATCTCCTCCATTCAG CAAGCCGTTGCAGTGGAGCCTATTTCTCAGCTTAAGCTTAGCTCTCAGATTCTTcag GAGTCAATTGTTAAGCAAATAAATGAAAACCCCAATGCTGGATGGCAAGCTGCCATGAATCCTAAATTTTCCAATTACACA GTTGGCCAATTCAAGCACCTACTTGGAGTCAAATCGACACATAAAAAGGAATTGCTAGGTGTTCCTGTTGTAACTCATCCTAAATCCTTAAAGCTGCCGAAACAGTTTGATGCCAGAACAGCTTGGCCTCAATGCAGCACCATTGGAAGAATTCTAG ATCAG GGGCATTGTGGTTCATGCTGGGCTTTTGGAGCCGTTGAATCATTGTCTGATCGTTTTTGCATCCAATTTGACTTG AACATATCTCTGTCTGTTAATGATCTCTTGGCGTGTTGTGGCTTCATGTGTGGAGATGGTTGTAATGGGGGCTATCCCATTAGAGCATGGCGATACTTTGTTCATCATGGTGTTGTCACTGAGGAG TGTGACCCATACTTCGACAATACTGGCTGTTCTCACCCTGGTTGTGAGCCTGGATATCCGACTCCAAAGTGTGTGAGAAAATGCGTTAATAAAAACCAGTTCTGGAGGCAGTTGAAGCACTATAGCATCAGTGCATATACGATTCATTCTAACCCGAACGATATAATGGCTGAAGTTTACAAGAACGGACCAGTTGAGGTTGCCTTCACAGTATATGAG GATTTTGCTCACTACAAGTCAGGAGTTTATAAGCACGTAACAGGCGGTGTACTGGGAGGTCATGCTGTCAAGCTTATTGGCTGGGGAACTAGCGATGAAGGCGAGGATTACTGG CTGCTTGCCAACCAGTGGAATAAAGGCTGGGGTGAT GATGGCTACTTTAGGATACAAAGAGGGACGAATGAGTGTGGCATTGAAGAAGAAGTTGTCGCTGGCTTGCCGTCGTCCAAAAATCTGAATCCTGTTATAGAGGTGGCCAGTGCAGATGCAGTGGTGGATGCTTCACTCTAA
- the LOC120004094 gene encoding GEM-like protein 1, translated as MMDHRDTTNTNNCNPYLQLSPLPANGQVRQGRRPMDKICDSLNRFGKRFEDATRKAESYAGSMWHHLKTSPSVSDAAMARLAQGTKVLTEGGHDKLFQQTFGIIPGEKLLKTFACYLSTAPRPVIGTLYISTQKIAFCSDNPLYQYLPTGQPQWIYYKVVVPLDQLGAVNPSSDRLNHSAKYINIATRDSHEFWFMGFISYEKALKHLTEALQHSHDSNLAMINLNALPR; from the exons ATGATGGATCATCGCGACACCACCAACACCAATAACTGTAACCCTTATCTCCAACTTTCTCCTCTTCCTGCAAACGGACAGGTCCGCCAAGGCAGAA GACCGATGGACAAGATATGTGATTCGTTGAATCGGTTTGGGAAGAGGTTTGAAGATGCCACCAGAAAAGCTGAGAGTTATGCTGGCAGCATGTGGCATCACC TCAAAACTAGCCCTAGTGTGAGTGATGCAGCAATGGCAAGGCTTGCTCAAGGGACAAAGGTGCTAACAGAAGGAGGACATGATAAATTATTCCAACAGACATTTGGGATCATACCAGGAGAGAAACTGTTAAAGACCTTTGCTTGCTATCTCTCTACGGCCCCTAGACCTGTGATTGGCACACTGTATATATCCACCCAAAAAATAGCTTTTTGTAGTGATAATCCCCTCTATCAGTATCTTCCCACAGGACAACCACAGTGGATATATTACAAG GTGGTGGTGCCGCTTGACCAGCTTGGGGCAGTGAATCCTTCTTCAGACAGGTTGAATCATTCAGCAAAGTACATCAACATTGCAACAAGAGATAGCCATGAGTTCTGGTTTATGGGGTTTATATCCTACGAAAAAGCACTGAAGCATTTAACCGAAGCTTTGCAGCACTCTCATGACAGTAACCTTGCTATGATTAATCTAAATGCACTTCCCCGTTGA
- the LOC120003948 gene encoding protein NRT1/ PTR FAMILY 1.2-like isoform X1 codes for MILYLTREYRLENSTAANILFLWSAATNLMPIIGAFLADSYVGRYPVIAFGSIASLLGMALLWSTAMIPGARPPPCNQFSDSCESPTTAQLIFLYICFGIMSVGSGGIRSSSLAFGADQLVNREKMKSSRTLESYFSWYYVSVSASLIVAFTCIVYIQKNLGWKVGFGVPVVLMFFSALSFFLASCWYVKSKGKASLVTGFAHVLVASYRNRHVQLSGVATDEMYYHGKESNLLVPSGKLRCLNKACVIRNAQEDLTPDGSASNPWSLCTVDKVEELKALIKGISIWFAGVLMSINVCQSSFQVLQASSMDRHITSNFQIPAGSFNVFLFLSLTATVALYDRIILPLASRIKGRPVRLGMKPKMGVGIFFSGMSMAVLAIIEYIRRSIATQEGASDRTQAVVQMSAMWLVPHYILLGSAAAFGAIGQNEFFYSELPKSMSSIASNLYLLGLAVAYLIASLIVKVVDESSKTGGSGSWVSSDINKGHYDYYFGILFALSLLNFLYYVVCCKAYGPCKGESNHKDLQGDHL; via the exons ATGATTCTGTATTTGACAAGGGAGTACCGATTGGAAAATAGCACAGCAGCCAACATACTCTTCTTGTGGTCTGCTGCCACCAATTTGATGCCGATCATTGGGGCTTTTCTTGCTGATTCTTATGTGGGTCGGTACCCAGTGATTGCCTTTGGATCCATTGCAAGCCTTTTG GGGATGGCTCTTTTGTGGTCAACAGCCATGATTCCAGGAGCAAGGCCTCCTCCATGCAATCAATTTAGTGACAGTTGTGAATCTCCAACAACGGCCCAACTTATATtcttatatatttgttttggaaTCATGTCAGTAGGATCCGGAGGTATAAGGTCATCTTCCTTAGCCTTTGGGGCAGATCAGTTGGTGAatagagaaaaaatgaaaagttcaaGAACCTTGGAAAGCTACTTCAGCTGGTACTATGTTTCTGTATCTGCTTCTTTAATTGTTGCATTCACTTGTATTGTGTACATTCAAAAAAACCTGGGGTGGAAGGTTGGTTTTGGAGTCCCTGTGGTGCTCATGTTCTTCTcagctctttctttctttttggcttCTTGCTGGTATGTCAAGTCCAAGGGCAAAGCAAGCTTGGTCACTGGGTTTGCTCATGTTCTTGTAGCCTCTTATAGGAATAGGCATGTCCAGTTATCAGGCGTTGCGACTGATGAAATGTATTATCATGGGAAGGAATCAAATCTTCTTGTTCCGAGTGGGAAACTAAG ATGTCTAAACAAAGCATGTGTCATTAGAAATGCTCAAGAGGATCTGACCCCTGATGGCAGTGCTTCAAATCCATGGAGTCTTTGTACTGTTGATAAAGTGGAAGAGCTAAAAGCACTAATCAAAGGAATCTCAATTTGGTTTGCAGGAGTCTTGATGTCTATAAATGTATGTCAAAGCTCTTTTCAAGTACTCCAGGCATCCTCCATGGATCGACACATTACTTCAAACTTCCAGATCCCTGCAGGCTCCTTCAACgtatttttgtttctctctctaacagCAACGGTTGCCCTCTACGATCGTATCATCCTCCCCTTGGCTTCAAGAATCAAAGGGAGACCAGTTCGTCTTGGCATGAAACCAAAAATGGGGGTTGGAATTTTTTTCTCCGGCATGTCCATGGCAGTACTTGCCATTATAGAGTATATTCGTCGTTCAATCGCAACGCAGGAAGGAGCTTCAGATAGAACACAAGCAGTTGTGCAGATGTCTGCAATGTGGCTAGTGCCGCATTATATCCTGCTTGGCTCGGCCGCGGCCTTTGGCGCGATCGGGCAGAACGAGTTCTTCTATTCAGAGTTGCCCAAAAGCATGTCAAGCATCGCTTCCAATCTTTATTTATTAGGATTGGCTGTTGCATACTTGATAGCAAGTTTGATAGTGAAAGTGGTGGATGAAAGTAGCAAAACAGGAGGATCAGGGAGTTGGGTTTCAAGCGACATCAATAAGGGCCATTATGATTACTATTTTGGCATTCTTTTTGCACTGAGCCTGCTTAATTTTCTCTATTATGTTGTCTGCTGCAAGGCTTATGGTCCCTGCAAAGGAGAAAGCAATCATAAGGATTTACAAGGAGATCATTTGTAA
- the LOC120003950 gene encoding cathepsin B-like protease 3 isoform X2, whose translation MAATTSHLLCLSTLVLLLGTISSIQAVAVEPISQLKLSSQILQESIVKQINENPNAGWQAAMNPKFSNYTVGQFKHLLGVKSTHKKELLGVPVVTHPKSLKLPKQFDARTAWPQCSTIGRILDQGHCGSCWAFGAVESLSDRFCIQFDLNISLSVNDLLACCGFMCGDGCNGGYPIRAWRYFVHHGVVTEECDPYFDNTGCSHPGCEPGYPTPKCVRKCVNKNQFWRQLKHYSISAYTIHSNPNDIMAEVYKNGPVEVAFTVYEDFAHYKSGVYKHVTGGVLGGHAVKLIGWGTSDEGEDYWLLANQWNKGWGDDGYFRIQRGTNECGIEEEVVAGLPSSKNLNPVIEVASADAVVDASL comes from the exons ATGGCAGCCACTACTTCTCATCTTCTCTGTTTATCCACTCTTGTCTTGCTTCTCGGAACCATCTCCTCCATTCAGg CCGTTGCAGTGGAGCCTATTTCTCAGCTTAAGCTTAGCTCTCAGATTCTTcag GAGTCAATTGTTAAGCAAATAAATGAAAACCCCAATGCTGGATGGCAAGCTGCCATGAATCCTAAATTTTCCAATTACACA GTTGGCCAATTCAAGCACCTACTTGGAGTCAAATCGACACATAAAAAGGAATTGCTAGGTGTTCCTGTTGTAACTCATCCTAAATCCTTAAAGCTGCCGAAACAGTTTGATGCCAGAACAGCTTGGCCTCAATGCAGCACCATTGGAAGAATTCTAG ATCAG GGGCATTGTGGTTCATGCTGGGCTTTTGGAGCCGTTGAATCATTGTCTGATCGTTTTTGCATCCAATTTGACTTG AACATATCTCTGTCTGTTAATGATCTCTTGGCGTGTTGTGGCTTCATGTGTGGAGATGGTTGTAATGGGGGCTATCCCATTAGAGCATGGCGATACTTTGTTCATCATGGTGTTGTCACTGAGGAG TGTGACCCATACTTCGACAATACTGGCTGTTCTCACCCTGGTTGTGAGCCTGGATATCCGACTCCAAAGTGTGTGAGAAAATGCGTTAATAAAAACCAGTTCTGGAGGCAGTTGAAGCACTATAGCATCAGTGCATATACGATTCATTCTAACCCGAACGATATAATGGCTGAAGTTTACAAGAACGGACCAGTTGAGGTTGCCTTCACAGTATATGAG GATTTTGCTCACTACAAGTCAGGAGTTTATAAGCACGTAACAGGCGGTGTACTGGGAGGTCATGCTGTCAAGCTTATTGGCTGGGGAACTAGCGATGAAGGCGAGGATTACTGG CTGCTTGCCAACCAGTGGAATAAAGGCTGGGGTGAT GATGGCTACTTTAGGATACAAAGAGGGACGAATGAGTGTGGCATTGAAGAAGAAGTTGTCGCTGGCTTGCCGTCGTCCAAAAATCTGAATCCTGTTATAGAGGTGGCCAGTGCAGATGCAGTGGTGGATGCTTCACTCTAA